A region of Myxococcus stipitatus DSM 14675 DNA encodes the following proteins:
- a CDS encoding PLP-dependent aminotransferase family protein, giving the protein MPSKKYEQLAAELELRISTHQVKPGERLSSVRELGRMKQVGVNTVVRALEILEDKGLIVSKPQSGFYVLGPRVASSVTQPRMRLSLPREVDVPALVSTVFESARHRELLPLGAACLSPELYPCESLNRITRRVVREQPRLVGSYELPPGNFEYLRQVSRRLEKFGAFVAPSELVATHGTMESLGLALRATCAPGDTVLIESPQYFGILQALQQLRLKVLELPTHPIDGVSLEQVEQALERHDIAAGLFTPNFSNPLGALMSDAKKAALVELFARYARPLIEDDIYADLSFQGLRPRPLKAWDAQGNVLTCASFSKTVSPGLKVGWLAPGRHMEKVKALQLASTMGCGSLSQQVMARYLASKEYERNLAELRLHCSVQVERISRHVLAHFPEGTRTTTPQGGFVLWVELPRRVDSVELYRRALEEGISTSPGTLFSTRERYRHYLRINCGNRWTPTLEQGLLRLARLATVLHRAS; this is encoded by the coding sequence ATGCCTTCGAAGAAATACGAACAGCTGGCGGCCGAGCTGGAGCTGCGAATCTCCACCCACCAGGTGAAGCCCGGCGAGCGCCTGAGCTCCGTTCGTGAGCTGGGGCGCATGAAGCAGGTGGGCGTCAACACGGTGGTCCGCGCGCTCGAGATTCTCGAGGACAAGGGGCTCATCGTGTCGAAGCCGCAGTCGGGCTTCTACGTGCTGGGGCCGCGGGTTGCCTCCAGCGTGACGCAGCCTCGGATGCGCCTGTCGCTACCCCGGGAGGTGGACGTCCCCGCGCTGGTCTCCACCGTCTTCGAGTCCGCGCGGCATCGCGAGCTGCTCCCCCTGGGCGCCGCGTGCCTCTCCCCCGAGCTCTACCCGTGCGAGTCCCTCAATCGCATCACCCGGCGCGTGGTGCGGGAGCAGCCTCGGCTGGTGGGCTCCTATGAGCTGCCTCCCGGGAACTTCGAGTACCTCCGGCAGGTGTCGCGCCGGCTGGAGAAGTTCGGCGCCTTCGTGGCGCCCTCGGAGCTGGTCGCCACGCACGGCACCATGGAGTCGCTCGGGCTGGCGCTGCGGGCGACGTGTGCGCCCGGGGACACCGTCCTCATCGAGTCCCCGCAGTACTTCGGCATCCTCCAGGCGCTCCAGCAGCTGCGGCTCAAGGTGCTGGAGCTCCCCACTCATCCCATCGACGGCGTCTCCCTGGAGCAGGTGGAGCAGGCCCTGGAGCGCCACGACATCGCGGCGGGGCTCTTCACGCCCAACTTCAGCAATCCCCTGGGCGCGCTGATGAGCGACGCGAAGAAGGCCGCCCTCGTCGAGCTCTTCGCCCGCTACGCGCGTCCCCTCATCGAGGACGACATCTACGCGGACCTGTCCTTCCAGGGCCTGCGCCCCCGGCCGCTGAAGGCCTGGGACGCCCAGGGGAATGTCCTCACCTGTGCGTCCTTCTCCAAGACTGTCTCACCGGGGCTCAAGGTGGGGTGGCTCGCGCCGGGCCGTCACATGGAGAAGGTCAAGGCGCTCCAGCTCGCCTCGACGATGGGGTGTGGCTCGCTGTCGCAGCAGGTGATGGCCCGCTATCTGGCGTCCAAGGAGTACGAGCGGAACCTCGCGGAGCTGCGCTTGCACTGCTCGGTGCAGGTGGAGCGCATCTCTCGCCACGTCCTGGCCCACTTCCCGGAGGGCACCCGGACCACGACGCCTCAAGGTGGCTTCGTGCTCTGGGTGGAGCTTCCCAGGCGCGTGGACTCGGTGGAGCTGTACCGGCGGGCGCTGGAGGAGGGCATCTCCACGTCGCCGGGGACCTTGTTCTCGACGCGTGAGCGATACCGCCATTATCTGCGCATCAACTGCGGGAACCGCTGGACGCCGACGCTCGAGCAAGGACTGCTCCGGCTGGCCCGACTGGCGACCGTCCTGCATCGCGCGTCCTGA
- a CDS encoding pyridoxal phosphate-dependent decarboxylase family protein, whose amino-acid sequence MTLDVDLPRFRKLLERSCEQVLSLYETLGERRVTHASPPQLIADRFTRPLPVEGRAPEEVLASDIPFIFDHATLNISPRFFAYVMSGGSQVGIIAELLCAALNVNSAKWHLASSGAEVERAVIRWLSAFIGYREDAGGALVSGGSEANLYCLRVARDVKAPDAREEGCRQERPLTLYASTETHACVTKSVEMLGLGSRNLRRIPVDAHFRVDVAKLEERIVQDRAAGLQPFCIVGSAGTVNTGSVDDLDALADVAARQGLWFHVDGAYGAAAASVGLTRELFKGLERADSIALDPHKWLQVPFDAGCALVRDWASLRHAFSYAAPYLKAKSDSAERWDWMGHTFQLSRGFRALKVWMQFQVHGSRKLLGVIEDNVRLMRRLASELDASPDFERMAPVPLSIVCFRYKPVTGPALSDEALDLLNDRLLEECERRGSYFLTGTKLQGRTALRACLVNHRTTEAETRGLLAHLRAVGEELMRRQEGV is encoded by the coding sequence ATGACTCTCGACGTCGACCTGCCACGGTTCCGCAAGCTGTTGGAGCGCTCATGCGAGCAGGTGCTCTCGCTCTACGAGACGCTCGGTGAGCGGCGGGTCACCCATGCGAGCCCCCCCCAGCTCATCGCGGACCGGTTCACCCGCCCCTTGCCGGTGGAGGGACGAGCCCCCGAGGAGGTCCTCGCCTCCGACATCCCCTTCATCTTCGACCACGCCACGCTCAACATCAGCCCCCGGTTCTTCGCGTACGTGATGTCGGGCGGAAGCCAGGTGGGAATCATCGCGGAGCTGCTCTGCGCCGCCTTGAACGTGAACTCCGCCAAGTGGCACCTCGCCTCATCGGGCGCCGAAGTCGAGCGCGCGGTCATCCGCTGGCTGTCCGCGTTCATCGGTTACCGCGAGGACGCGGGGGGCGCGCTGGTGAGCGGTGGCAGCGAGGCGAACCTCTACTGCCTCCGCGTCGCCCGAGACGTGAAGGCGCCCGACGCACGGGAGGAGGGATGTCGCCAGGAGCGGCCCCTGACGCTCTATGCCTCCACGGAGACCCACGCCTGCGTCACCAAGTCGGTGGAGATGCTCGGCCTCGGGAGCCGGAACCTGCGGCGAATCCCGGTCGATGCACACTTCCGCGTCGACGTGGCGAAGCTGGAGGAGCGAATCGTCCAGGACCGGGCCGCGGGCCTGCAGCCGTTCTGCATCGTGGGCAGCGCGGGGACCGTGAACACCGGCAGCGTGGATGACCTCGACGCGCTGGCGGACGTGGCCGCGCGCCAGGGGCTCTGGTTCCACGTCGATGGAGCCTATGGGGCCGCGGCGGCCTCGGTGGGCCTCACGCGAGAGCTGTTCAAGGGGCTGGAGCGCGCGGACTCCATTGCCCTGGACCCGCACAAGTGGCTCCAGGTGCCGTTCGACGCGGGCTGCGCGCTGGTGCGGGACTGGGCCAGCCTCCGCCATGCCTTCAGCTACGCCGCCCCCTACCTGAAGGCGAAGAGCGACAGCGCGGAGCGCTGGGATTGGATGGGCCACACCTTCCAGCTGTCGCGCGGGTTCAGGGCACTCAAGGTCTGGATGCAGTTCCAGGTGCATGGGAGCCGCAAGCTCCTGGGCGTCATCGAGGACAACGTGCGCCTCATGCGGCGGCTCGCCTCGGAGTTGGATGCATCGCCAGACTTCGAGCGGATGGCGCCCGTCCCACTGTCCATCGTCTGTTTCCGCTACAAGCCTGTCACCGGGCCCGCGCTGAGTGACGAGGCGCTGGACCTCTTGAATGACCGGCTGCTCGAGGAGTGCGAGCGGCGTGGGAGCTACTTCCTGACAGGCACGAAGCTCCAGGGGCGCACCGCGCTCCGTGCATGTCTGGTCAATCACCGCACCACCGAAGCGGAGACACGGGGCCTGCTCGCGCACCTGCGCGCCGTAGGGGAGGAGCTGATGCGTCGTCAAGAGGGGGTCTAG
- a CDS encoding tetratricopeptide repeat-containing serine/threonine-protein kinase: MKLRSGELAAEVLAEVNAHLSTCLSCRARMSESSTESKPDSSSGHATPSTNDSLHPAPELEKGTAVGRYRILEKLGAGAMGVVYGALDTELERRVALKFVRWQSMERAPEKARANVLREAQAMARVSHPNVVAIYDVGTFHEHVFLAMAQVENQTLGDWLKATPRTWRQVLSVFLAAGRGLAAAHDAGVVHGDFKPGNVLVDSRGRVHVTDFGLARLASSPGEDLPRDSGASSETGSSSLRGGTPAYMAPELLSGPSHAGPLSDQFSFCMALHEGLHGTRPSASPPASSHVPPWLRAVMLRGLAPAPAERFPSMAALLAALQKGSLHPWRRPLQLAGAAALLAIAVGLTHAVHLRSPWACEGAREELDNVWGPRQRTTIQAAFLATDRPYALAAWGRVLQELEAYGNTWVAERTVTCEATHAPHAQPPEQAAWRMRCLDNRLADLSALTQLLSQADGKTVDAAHRAAQSLPSLAGCVRPHTPEGEAEPAGPPKDQAALQATLAKGRALLATGRYAEGVALIEPAALLAKKTGHRQGVAESSLLLGELLEGAGRWRGAEAALFDALDAAEATRLDALATRAWILLVRVSCIGLDEYDKAALWKERATAALERLGDGHPLARIQLLTYTGTLLRMQRDYVRAEVQQEDALLLAERTFGASSLEVADVLLELGATQWRSLQLAKARTTLDRAAEIARRVLGPEHPEFARIRLALVPVLWEAAQLEPSQTRGNSAQAQEGLELGERIARESLGILERSLGPEHPRVYDALNDLGTTLTTLERPLEALPIYERALTIAIKTDGAESQGVAVIRSNLGWLYNTQTEYERAREHFLRVIAIREKLHGPRDAELVHALRMVARSYGKRGLLEEALPHSLRASDIQSSLPDDVAGLWTLTQIDLGQLYLGLRRYDEAISQLEKAVAGWDKARPLSGQRAEVLFLLARALGESGKDPKRALRLASEARRRASLDDPSPRVVRTINAWLEENTRR, translated from the coding sequence ATGAAGCTGCGGTCGGGCGAGCTCGCAGCCGAGGTGCTCGCCGAGGTGAACGCTCACCTCTCCACCTGCCTCTCGTGCAGGGCGCGCATGAGCGAGAGCTCGACGGAGTCAAAGCCAGACTCGAGCAGCGGGCACGCCACTCCGTCCACGAACGACAGCCTTCACCCGGCCCCTGAGCTGGAGAAAGGCACCGCCGTCGGCCGCTACCGCATCCTGGAGAAGCTGGGCGCGGGCGCCATGGGCGTCGTCTATGGCGCGCTCGACACGGAGCTGGAGCGGCGCGTCGCCCTCAAGTTCGTGCGCTGGCAGTCGATGGAGCGGGCCCCGGAGAAGGCTCGCGCGAACGTGCTGCGCGAGGCTCAGGCCATGGCCCGGGTCTCACACCCCAACGTCGTCGCCATCTACGACGTCGGCACCTTCCACGAGCATGTCTTCCTCGCGATGGCGCAGGTCGAGAACCAGACGCTGGGCGACTGGCTGAAGGCGACACCTCGCACCTGGCGGCAGGTGCTCTCGGTGTTCCTCGCCGCGGGACGAGGCCTCGCGGCGGCACACGACGCGGGCGTGGTGCATGGCGACTTCAAGCCCGGCAACGTCCTGGTGGACTCGCGCGGTCGCGTCCATGTCACCGACTTCGGCCTCGCGCGCCTCGCCTCGTCCCCCGGAGAAGATCTGCCCCGCGACAGCGGAGCCTCCAGCGAAACCGGGTCCTCCTCACTTCGCGGCGGCACTCCCGCGTACATGGCCCCGGAGCTGCTCTCGGGCCCATCCCATGCGGGCCCTCTCAGCGACCAGTTCTCCTTCTGCATGGCGCTGCACGAGGGGCTCCATGGCACGCGTCCCTCCGCGTCCCCACCCGCGAGCTCGCACGTCCCTCCCTGGCTGCGAGCCGTGATGCTGCGCGGGCTCGCCCCCGCTCCGGCGGAGCGCTTCCCCTCCATGGCGGCCCTCCTCGCCGCGCTCCAGAAGGGCAGCCTTCACCCCTGGCGGCGTCCCCTGCAGCTCGCGGGCGCGGCGGCGCTGCTGGCCATCGCCGTGGGGCTGACCCATGCCGTCCACCTCCGGAGCCCTTGGGCCTGCGAAGGAGCTCGAGAGGAGCTCGACAACGTCTGGGGGCCGCGACAGCGAACCACGATTCAGGCGGCCTTCCTCGCCACCGACAGACCCTACGCCCTCGCCGCCTGGGGGCGTGTCCTCCAGGAGCTCGAGGCCTATGGCAACACCTGGGTGGCCGAGCGCACCGTCACGTGTGAAGCCACCCACGCACCTCACGCACAGCCACCGGAGCAAGCCGCGTGGCGCATGCGCTGCCTGGACAACCGGCTGGCGGACCTCTCCGCCCTCACCCAGCTCCTCTCCCAGGCGGATGGGAAGACCGTGGACGCGGCCCATCGCGCGGCACAGAGCCTGCCCTCTCTCGCCGGCTGCGTGCGCCCGCACACTCCCGAGGGTGAGGCCGAACCCGCGGGCCCTCCGAAGGATCAGGCCGCGTTGCAGGCCACCCTCGCCAAGGGCCGAGCGCTCCTCGCCACCGGTCGCTACGCGGAAGGTGTCGCGCTCATCGAGCCGGCGGCGCTGCTCGCGAAGAAGACGGGCCACCGACAGGGTGTCGCGGAGTCCTCCCTGTTGCTGGGCGAGTTGCTCGAGGGCGCCGGGAGATGGCGTGGCGCGGAGGCGGCGCTCTTCGACGCCCTGGACGCGGCGGAAGCCACCCGCCTGGACGCGCTGGCGACCCGCGCATGGATTCTGCTGGTGCGGGTGTCCTGTATCGGCCTGGACGAGTACGACAAAGCCGCACTGTGGAAGGAGCGCGCCACCGCCGCCCTGGAGCGACTGGGGGATGGCCATCCCCTGGCGCGCATCCAGCTCCTGACGTACACCGGAACCCTGCTGCGGATGCAACGTGACTACGTGAGGGCCGAGGTCCAGCAGGAAGACGCGCTGCTCCTGGCGGAGAGGACCTTCGGCGCCAGCAGTCTGGAGGTCGCCGACGTGCTCCTCGAGCTCGGCGCCACACAATGGCGCTCCTTGCAGCTGGCGAAGGCGCGCACCACCTTGGACCGCGCCGCTGAAATCGCCCGACGCGTGCTGGGGCCCGAGCACCCGGAGTTCGCGCGAATCCGACTGGCGCTGGTGCCCGTACTCTGGGAGGCCGCTCAGCTCGAACCATCCCAGACCCGGGGGAACTCGGCGCAAGCCCAGGAGGGCCTCGAGCTGGGGGAGCGCATCGCCCGCGAGTCCCTGGGCATCCTGGAGCGCTCGCTCGGTCCCGAACATCCGCGCGTCTACGACGCCCTCAACGACCTGGGCACGACGCTCACGACGCTCGAGCGGCCCCTGGAGGCACTTCCCATCTACGAGCGCGCGTTGACCATCGCCATCAAGACGGACGGCGCCGAGAGCCAAGGGGTGGCGGTCATCCGCAGCAACCTGGGATGGCTCTACAACACCCAGACCGAGTACGAGCGCGCGCGGGAGCACTTCCTGCGTGTCATCGCCATCCGGGAGAAGCTCCACGGCCCGCGCGACGCGGAGTTGGTCCACGCCCTGCGCATGGTCGCGCGCAGCTACGGCAAGCGAGGACTCCTCGAGGAAGCCCTCCCCCACAGCCTGCGTGCCTCCGACATCCAGTCCTCCCTTCCCGACGACGTCGCGGGGCTCTGGACGCTCACGCAGATAGACCTGGGCCAGCTGTACCTCGGGCTGCGCCGGTATGACGAAGCCATCTCCCAGCTGGAGAAAGCCGTCGCCGGCTGGGACAAGGCCAGACCCCTGTCGGGGCAGCGCGCGGAGGTCCTCTTCCTTCTCGCCCGTGCCCTCGGGGAGTCCGGCAAGGACCCCAAGCGCGCGCTGCGATTGGCTTCCGAGGCACGCCGCAGAGCCAGTCTCGATGACCCTTCGCCAAGGGTGGTGAGGACCATCAATGCCTGGCTCGAGGAGAACACGCGGCGCTGA
- a CDS encoding haloalkane dehalogenase: MTPPLISADFPFTHRFVEVHGSRMAYVDEGQGDPLLFLHGNPTSSYLWRNILPHVKGLGRCIAPDLIGMGRSDKPDLAYRFADHARYLDGFISALGLERITLVLHDWGSALGLDWAMRNEDKVQGLAFMEAFLSPLSGWEQFPAKARDLFRAFRTPGVGESLVLDQNVFVEKVLPGSVVRGLTPEELAHYRAPFPDRASRRPTLAWPNEIPIDGHPADVADIVVRYREALRRSPLPKLLFAVEPGVLLPPPLVAWCRENLPRLEVIELGQGLHYIQEDHPHAIGQGLADWLRRQSR, encoded by the coding sequence ATGACTCCGCCCCTCATCTCCGCCGACTTCCCGTTCACCCACCGCTTCGTCGAGGTCCATGGCTCCCGCATGGCGTATGTCGATGAAGGGCAGGGCGACCCCCTCCTGTTCCTCCATGGCAATCCCACGTCGTCCTATCTGTGGCGCAACATCCTCCCGCATGTGAAGGGATTGGGCCGCTGCATCGCGCCGGACCTCATCGGCATGGGACGCTCGGACAAGCCGGACCTGGCGTATCGCTTCGCCGACCACGCCCGCTATCTCGACGGGTTCATCTCCGCGCTGGGCCTCGAGCGCATCACCCTGGTGCTCCATGACTGGGGCTCCGCGCTCGGGTTGGATTGGGCGATGCGAAACGAGGACAAGGTCCAGGGGCTGGCCTTCATGGAGGCGTTCCTGTCGCCGCTGTCGGGCTGGGAGCAGTTCCCCGCCAAGGCGCGAGACCTGTTCCGCGCGTTCCGCACGCCCGGGGTCGGCGAGTCGCTGGTGCTGGACCAGAATGTCTTCGTGGAGAAGGTCCTCCCGGGCTCCGTCGTGCGCGGGCTGACGCCGGAGGAGCTGGCCCACTACCGGGCGCCGTTCCCGGACCGGGCGTCGCGACGGCCGACCCTGGCGTGGCCCAACGAGATTCCCATCGACGGCCACCCCGCGGACGTCGCGGACATCGTCGTGCGCTACCGCGAGGCGCTCCGCCGCTCACCGCTGCCCAAGCTGCTCTTCGCCGTCGAGCCGGGCGTGCTCCTGCCTCCACCCCTCGTGGCGTGGTGCCGGGAGAACCTGCCACGCCTGGAGGTCATCGAGCTGGGCCAGGGCCTGCACTACATCCAGGAGGACCATCCTCACGCCATCGGACAGGGGCTGGCGGACTGGCTCCGCCGGCAGTCGCGCTGA
- a CDS encoding RNA polymerase sigma factor, which yields MTNTFSDVTHEQVAQAAEGDARAVESIVRALERPIYNVALRMLLDRQDAEDATQESLIRIMTRLAQFRGESRFSTWAWSIAVRRILDFRQRRAHTSFEAFAEDLAEGRDEHAVERTEDAILHQQLKLRCGRALLQCLDADHRIAFVLGELLELPSNDAAEILDIEPAAFRKRLSRARTALSDFLNKQCGVVNPSAPCACHRRLGRALEKGRVEPAELPDESLPALRARLSTLSELRRVTAFYRSEPASTNRTDFVATLRSMLGSLH from the coding sequence ATGACGAACACCTTTTCGGACGTGACGCACGAGCAGGTCGCGCAAGCCGCCGAGGGCGATGCCCGCGCGGTCGAGTCGATTGTCCGCGCACTCGAGCGCCCCATCTACAACGTCGCCCTGCGCATGTTGCTGGACCGTCAGGACGCGGAGGACGCCACCCAGGAGTCGCTGATTCGCATCATGACCCGCCTGGCCCAGTTCCGGGGCGAGTCACGCTTCTCCACCTGGGCCTGGAGCATCGCCGTCCGCAGGATTCTCGACTTCCGCCAGCGGCGAGCCCACACCTCCTTCGAAGCATTCGCGGAGGACCTGGCCGAAGGCCGGGACGAGCACGCCGTCGAACGCACCGAGGACGCCATCCTCCACCAGCAGCTCAAGCTGCGCTGTGGCCGAGCGTTGCTGCAGTGTCTGGACGCGGACCACCGCATCGCCTTCGTCCTCGGCGAGCTGCTCGAGCTCCCCTCGAACGACGCCGCCGAGATTCTCGACATCGAGCCGGCCGCCTTCCGCAAGCGCCTGAGCCGCGCGCGGACCGCGCTGTCCGACTTCCTCAACAAGCAGTGCGGCGTCGTGAATCCCTCGGCCCCATGCGCGTGTCATCGACGGCTGGGCCGTGCGCTCGAGAAGGGGCGCGTGGAGCCCGCGGAGCTTCCGGACGAGAGCCTCCCCGCCCTGCGCGCCCGCCTCTCGACGCTGTCGGAGCTCCGACGCGTCACCGCCTTCTACCGAAGTGAACCCGCCTCCACGAACCGCACCGACTTCGTCGCGACCCTGCGCTCGATGCTCGGCTCACTCCACTGA
- a CDS encoding YfbK domain-containing protein: protein MKTVIPGVLCGLLLLGPLPGLAQQGDVGVLDHPATMDVASCSTAVTVDPEFVRRLYNLESLPGTPQVESDSKVVSSDVLLKYENRMPLQEPFRDDPVDAEEVGMGAPFTVLGEVKPRDGASYWTRLFNYDALLSLWGDLLLSMTSREDVYESGELTPSTPSVPPSPP, encoded by the coding sequence ATGAAGACGGTCATCCCAGGAGTGCTGTGTGGGCTCCTTCTGCTGGGCCCTCTCCCCGGGCTGGCGCAACAGGGGGACGTCGGCGTCCTTGATCATCCTGCGACGATGGACGTCGCCAGTTGCTCGACGGCCGTCACGGTGGACCCGGAGTTCGTCCGACGCCTCTACAACCTCGAGAGCCTCCCCGGCACGCCCCAGGTGGAGTCTGACTCGAAGGTCGTCTCCTCGGACGTGTTGCTCAAGTACGAGAACCGGATGCCGCTGCAGGAGCCGTTCCGCGACGACCCCGTGGATGCGGAGGAGGTGGGCATGGGCGCCCCCTTCACCGTGCTCGGCGAAGTCAAACCGCGTGACGGCGCCTCGTACTGGACCCGTCTGTTCAACTACGACGCGCTGCTGTCGTTGTGGGGAGACCTGCTCTTGTCCATGACGTCTCGCGAGGATGTGTACGAGTCGGGGGAGCTCACGCCGTCGACTCCTTCCGTGCCCCCCAGCCCTCCCTGA
- a CDS encoding M57 family metalloprotease, whose amino-acid sequence MFKKTAVIAVTCGALLAGCGGDPRAEQAVQDEIVSNLLQAGFPAHDILVSDGDVYVGRDAHVTLEASREMLQAPLASEEQYRTTNQVGTGVTKICVNPTADFNTYNMLSQGLDLAIANYNERGLRLTFARGPSTGCTANITAQTMGGTGGSAGFPSGGLPYGIINIGTGLNSYSADVNEHVITHELGHAIGFRHSDYYNRSISCNVGGDEGDAGVGAIHIPGTPTTAVVGGSVMNSCFRDSETGEWTGSDITALNALYGTSGVASCATYNVPSYRGQNGTRIQCTCAAATGGTVWGTDVYTDDSSVCDASIHAGAIPASGGTVTLTIQPGQSSYTGSTRNGITTNAYGAWGGSFTVSGQTPVAACSTYNFTSYRGQNGTQIRCSCPAVSGGTVWGTDLYTDDSSACAAGVHAGAIPASGGTLTVTIRPGQSSYTGTTRNGITTLSYGAWSGSFSISP is encoded by the coding sequence ATGTTCAAGAAGACAGCCGTCATTGCTGTCACCTGTGGCGCATTGCTGGCCGGGTGCGGTGGCGATCCTCGGGCGGAGCAGGCGGTGCAGGACGAGATTGTTTCCAATCTGCTCCAGGCGGGGTTTCCCGCCCACGACATCCTGGTCTCCGACGGTGACGTGTACGTGGGCCGTGACGCCCACGTCACCCTCGAGGCCTCGCGCGAGATGCTCCAGGCGCCCCTCGCGAGCGAGGAGCAGTACCGCACGACGAACCAGGTCGGCACGGGTGTGACGAAGATCTGCGTCAATCCCACCGCGGACTTCAACACCTACAACATGCTGAGCCAGGGCCTGGACCTGGCCATCGCCAACTACAATGAGCGAGGGCTGCGGCTCACCTTCGCGCGCGGACCGAGCACCGGCTGTACGGCCAACATCACCGCGCAGACGATGGGTGGCACAGGCGGCTCCGCGGGCTTCCCGTCGGGCGGCCTGCCCTATGGAATCATCAACATCGGCACGGGTCTGAACAGCTACAGCGCTGACGTGAACGAGCACGTCATCACCCACGAACTGGGCCATGCAATCGGCTTCCGCCACTCGGACTATTACAACCGAAGCATCAGCTGCAACGTCGGCGGTGACGAGGGAGACGCGGGCGTGGGCGCCATCCACATCCCCGGGACTCCCACGACGGCCGTCGTCGGCGGCTCGGTCATGAACTCCTGCTTCCGGGACTCCGAAACCGGAGAGTGGACCGGCTCGGATATCACCGCGCTGAATGCGCTCTATGGCACCAGCGGGGTCGCGAGCTGCGCGACCTACAACGTCCCGTCCTACCGAGGGCAGAACGGCACGAGGATTCAGTGCACCTGCGCCGCCGCGACCGGCGGCACGGTGTGGGGGACGGACGTCTACACGGATGACTCCAGCGTCTGCGACGCCTCGATTCACGCGGGAGCGATTCCCGCCAGCGGTGGAACGGTGACGCTCACCATCCAGCCTGGACAGAGCAGCTACACGGGCAGCACGCGCAATGGCATCACCACGAACGCCTACGGCGCCTGGGGCGGGAGCTTCACCGTCAGCGGCCAGACGCCCGTCGCGGCCTGCTCGACCTACAACTTCACCTCCTACCGAGGACAGAACGGAACGCAGATTCGATGCAGCTGCCCCGCCGTGAGCGGAGGCACGGTGTGGGGGACGGACCTCTACACGGATGACTCGAGCGCCTGCGCGGCCGGAGTGCACGCGGGTGCGATTCCCGCCAGCGGCGGGACCCTGACGGTCACCATCCGCCCGGGGCAGAGCAGCTACACGGGCACCACGCGCAATGGCATCACCACCCTCTCCTACGGTGCCTGGAGCGGGAGCTTCTCCATCAGTCCGTAA
- a CDS encoding LysR family transcriptional regulator, with translation MGGMMASENLRIFVAVARQLSFGEAAKRLGIPVSTVSRRVALLEEQLGTRLLQRTSRRVGLTPEGSRLLGRAGPLLDQLGEVLDQAVDRDEEPAGKLRVTAPVTSGAQRLAPLLFAFAARHPRVDVELVLTNALVDLVEEGFDLAFRVGPIRDAELVARRLWSIESVLAASPRFVREHLKGRAEVTCAALEEVPAVLTLPRGVWRLRRRDGGVDEVRPRQVRATVNDPRVALGAALEGLGVVSVPREMLEAQGPALVPIAVKGRTLEPREVFAVYPSRRQLSTRARRALDWVMEHG, from the coding sequence ATGGGTGGAATGATGGCGAGTGAGAACCTGCGCATCTTCGTGGCCGTGGCCCGTCAGCTGAGCTTCGGAGAGGCCGCGAAGCGCTTGGGCATTCCGGTGAGCACGGTGAGTCGCCGGGTGGCGCTCCTGGAGGAGCAGCTGGGGACCCGGCTCCTGCAGCGCACGTCGCGACGCGTGGGGCTCACGCCGGAAGGGAGCCGGCTGCTGGGGCGAGCAGGGCCGCTCCTGGACCAGCTGGGCGAGGTCCTCGACCAGGCGGTGGACCGGGACGAGGAGCCCGCGGGCAAGCTGCGAGTCACCGCGCCGGTGACTTCCGGGGCCCAGCGACTCGCTCCGCTGCTCTTCGCCTTCGCCGCACGGCACCCGCGCGTGGACGTGGAGCTGGTGCTCACGAATGCCCTGGTCGACCTGGTGGAAGAGGGCTTCGACCTCGCCTTCCGCGTGGGGCCCATCCGCGACGCCGAGCTGGTGGCACGGCGGCTGTGGAGCATCGAGTCCGTGCTCGCGGCCTCGCCTCGCTTCGTGCGCGAGCACTTGAAGGGACGCGCGGAGGTGACGTGTGCCGCACTCGAGGAGGTGCCGGCGGTCCTGACACTGCCTCGAGGTGTGTGGCGCCTGCGACGCCGGGACGGCGGCGTGGACGAGGTGCGGCCCCGCCAGGTCCGCGCCACGGTGAATGACCCGAGGGTGGCCCTGGGCGCCGCCCTGGAGGGGCTGGGCGTGGTCAGCGTGCCCAGGGAGATGCTGGAGGCCCAGGGCCCGGCGCTCGTGCCCATCGCCGTGAAGGGACGCACGCTCGAGCCCCGGGAGGTCTTCGCCGTCTATCCCTCACGCCGACAGCTCTCCACGCGAGCGCGCCGGGCACTCGACTGGGTGATGGAGCATGGCTGA